A part of Streptomyces sp. NBC_01451 genomic DNA contains:
- a CDS encoding GuaB3 family IMP dehydrogenase-related protein — MTEIEIGRGKRGRRAYAFDDIAVVPSRRTRDPKEVSIAWQIDAYRFELPFLAAPMDSVVSPATAIRIGELGGLGVLNLEGLWTRYEDPQPLLDEIADLDADTATRRLQEIYAAPIKEELIGARIKEVRDSGVVTAAALSPQRTAQFSKAVVDAGVDIFVIRGTTVSAEHVSGAAEPLNLKQFIYELDVPVIVGGCATYTAALHLMRTGAAGVLVGFGGGAAHTTRNVLGIRVPMATSVADVAAARRDYMDESGGRYVHVIADGGVGWSGDLPKAIACGADAVMMGSPLARATDAPGKGHHWGMEAVNEELPRGKKVDLGTVGTIEEVLMGPSHIPDGSMNFFGALRRAMATTGYSDLKEFQRVEVTVADSTHMR; from the coding sequence GTGACTGAGATCGAGATCGGGCGCGGCAAGCGCGGCCGTAGGGCGTACGCCTTCGACGACATCGCCGTCGTCCCCAGCCGTCGTACGCGCGACCCGAAGGAGGTCTCGATCGCCTGGCAGATCGACGCCTACCGCTTCGAGCTGCCCTTCCTGGCGGCCCCCATGGACTCGGTCGTCTCCCCGGCCACCGCGATCCGCATCGGCGAGCTGGGCGGCCTCGGCGTCCTGAACCTCGAAGGCCTCTGGACGCGGTACGAGGACCCGCAGCCCCTGCTCGACGAGATCGCCGACCTGGACGCGGACACCGCGACCCGCCGCCTCCAGGAGATCTACGCTGCCCCCATCAAGGAGGAGCTGATCGGCGCGCGCATCAAGGAGGTGCGCGACTCGGGCGTGGTCACCGCGGCGGCGCTCTCCCCGCAGCGCACGGCCCAGTTCTCCAAGGCCGTCGTCGACGCGGGCGTGGACATCTTCGTCATCCGCGGTACGACGGTCTCCGCGGAGCACGTCTCCGGCGCCGCCGAACCGCTGAACCTGAAGCAGTTCATCTACGAGCTGGACGTCCCGGTGATCGTCGGCGGCTGCGCCACGTACACCGCGGCCCTGCACCTGATGCGCACCGGCGCGGCCGGCGTGCTCGTCGGCTTCGGCGGCGGCGCCGCGCACACCACGCGCAACGTGCTGGGCATCCGGGTCCCGATGGCCACCTCGGTCGCCGACGTGGCCGCCGCCCGCCGCGACTACATGGACGAGTCCGGCGGCCGGTACGTGCACGTGATCGCCGACGGCGGTGTCGGCTGGTCCGGCGACCTCCCCAAGGCGATCGCCTGCGGAGCCGACGCCGTGATGATGGGCTCCCCGCTGGCCCGCGCCACCGACGCGCCCGGCAAGGGCCACCACTGGGGCATGGAGGCCGTCAACGAGGAACTGCCGCGCGGCAAGAAGGTCGACCTCGGCACGGTCGGCACGATCGAGGAGGTCCTCATGGGCCCCTCGCACATCCCCGACGGGTCGATGAACTTCTTCGGCGCCCTGCGCCGCGCGATGGCCACCACCGGCTACAGCGACCTCAAGGAGTTCCAGCGGGTCGAGGTGACGGTGGCGGACTCGACGCATATGCGTTGA
- the guaB gene encoding IMP dehydrogenase — MTANVDGVPAKFATLGLTYDDVLLLPGASEVLPNAVDTSSRISRNVRVNIPLLSAAMDKVTESRMAIAMARQGGVGVLHRNLSIEDQVNQVDLVKRSESGMVTDPITVNPDATLGEADALCAKFRISGVPVTDGNGKLLGIVTNRDMAFETDRSRQVREVMTPMPLVTGRVGISGTDAMELLRRHKIEKLPLVDESGLLKGLITVKDFVKAEKYPSAAKDSEGRLLVGAAVGASPEALERAQGLAEAGVDFLVVDTSHGHNSNALSWMSKIKSSVHVDVIGGNVATRDGAQALIDAGVDGIKVGVGPGSICTTRVVAGIGVPQVTAIYEAALAARVAGIPVIGDGGLQYSGDIGKALAAGADSVMLGSLLAGCEESPGELQFINGKQFKSYRGMGSLGAMQSRGQAKSYSKDRYFQADVGSDDKLVPEGIEGQVPYRGPLANVLHQLVGGLRQTMGYVGAATVGEMETKGRFVRITSAGLKESHPHDIQMTVEAPNYSRK, encoded by the coding sequence ATGACTGCGAACGTCGACGGAGTGCCCGCCAAATTCGCGACACTCGGGCTGACCTACGACGACGTGCTGCTGCTGCCGGGCGCATCGGAAGTGCTGCCCAACGCTGTCGACACCTCGTCCCGCATCTCCCGCAACGTCCGCGTCAACATCCCGCTGCTCTCCGCGGCGATGGACAAGGTGACCGAGTCGCGCATGGCGATCGCCATGGCCCGGCAGGGCGGCGTCGGCGTACTGCACCGCAACCTGTCCATCGAGGACCAGGTCAACCAGGTCGACCTCGTGAAGCGTTCCGAGTCCGGCATGGTCACCGACCCGATCACGGTGAACCCGGACGCGACGCTCGGCGAGGCCGACGCGCTCTGTGCCAAGTTCCGCATCAGCGGCGTCCCGGTGACGGACGGCAACGGCAAGCTCCTGGGCATCGTCACCAACCGCGACATGGCCTTCGAGACCGACCGCTCGCGTCAGGTCCGTGAGGTCATGACGCCGATGCCGCTGGTCACGGGCAGGGTCGGTATCTCCGGGACCGATGCCATGGAGCTGCTGCGCCGCCACAAGATCGAGAAGCTTCCCCTGGTCGACGAATCCGGTCTCCTCAAGGGCCTGATCACGGTCAAGGACTTCGTGAAGGCCGAGAAGTACCCGAGTGCCGCCAAGGACTCCGAGGGCCGGCTGCTGGTCGGCGCGGCCGTCGGTGCCAGCCCCGAGGCACTGGAGCGCGCCCAGGGCCTCGCCGAGGCGGGCGTGGACTTCCTGGTCGTCGACACCTCGCACGGGCACAACAGCAACGCCCTGAGCTGGATGTCGAAGATCAAGTCGAGCGTCCACGTCGACGTGATCGGCGGCAACGTGGCCACGCGTGACGGCGCCCAGGCCCTGATCGACGCGGGCGTCGACGGCATCAAGGTGGGCGTCGGCCCCGGCTCCATCTGCACCACCCGCGTGGTCGCCGGCATCGGCGTACCGCAGGTCACGGCCATCTACGAGGCTGCCCTCGCGGCGCGCGTCGCCGGTATCCCGGTGATCGGCGACGGTGGCCTGCAGTACTCCGGCGACATCGGCAAGGCGCTCGCCGCCGGTGCCGACTCCGTGATGCTGGGCAGCCTGCTGGCCGGCTGCGAGGAGTCCCCGGGCGAGCTGCAGTTCATCAACGGCAAGCAGTTCAAGTCGTACCGGGGCATGGGCTCGCTGGGCGCCATGCAGTCGCGCGGCCAGGCGAAGTCGTACTCGAAGGACCGCTACTTCCAGGCCGACGTCGGTTCCGACGACAAGCTCGTCCCCGAGGGCATCGAGGGTCAGGTGCCCTACCGGGGTCCGCTGGCCAACGTCCTGCACCAGCTCGTCGGCGGTCTGCGCCAGACGATGGGGTACGTGGGCGCGGCCACCGTCGGTGAGATGGAGACCAAGGGCCGTTTCGTCCGCATCACGTCGGCGGGTCTCAAGGAGAGCCACCCGCACGACATCCAGATGACGGTCGAGGCGCCCAACTACAGCCGCAAGTAG
- a CDS encoding sigma-70 family RNA polymerase sigma factor, whose translation MRDDEAAYAHGVIGGLVHRAVDGDEQATHDLLAHVHPLALRYCRTRLSRLPGDARHFVEDLAQEVCVAVLLALPRYRDTGRPFEAFVFAIAAHKVADLQRAAMRHPGSTAVPSDEMPERPDDSLGPEERALLSSDAEWAKKLMANLPENQRELLLLRIAVGLTAEETGQMLGMSPGAVRVAQHRALSRLRALAEQ comes from the coding sequence ATGCGTGACGACGAGGCGGCTTATGCCCATGGGGTGATTGGTGGTCTCGTCCACCGCGCCGTCGACGGGGACGAGCAGGCGACGCACGACCTGCTCGCCCATGTGCACCCCCTCGCGCTGCGCTACTGCCGCACCCGGCTGTCCCGACTGCCGGGCGACGCGCGGCACTTCGTGGAGGACCTGGCGCAGGAGGTCTGCGTCGCCGTACTCCTCGCCCTGCCGCGCTACCGCGACACCGGACGCCCGTTCGAGGCGTTCGTCTTCGCGATCGCCGCGCACAAGGTCGCCGACCTCCAGCGTGCCGCGATGCGCCACCCGGGCTCGACGGCGGTCCCCTCCGACGAGATGCCGGAACGCCCCGACGACTCCCTGGGCCCGGAGGAACGCGCCCTCCTCAGCAGCGACGCCGAATGGGCCAAGAAACTCATGGCCAACCTCCCCGAGAACCAGCGCGAACTGCTTCTGCTGCGCATCGCGGTGGGCCTCACGGCGGAGGAGACGGGTCAGATGTTGGGAATGTCACCCGGCGCGGTGCGAGTGGCCCAGCACCGTGCGTTGAGCCGGCTCCGGGCTCTGGCGGAACAGTAG
- a CDS encoding response regulator transcription factor, producing MTSVLVCDDSPLAREALRRAVATVPGVERVTTAANGEEVLRRWGADRSDLILMDVRMPGLGGVETVRRLLSADPGARIIMLTVAEDLDGVALAVAAGARGYLHKDASRAELRATVTQALADPTWRLAPRRLRSAEMGAAPTLTAREIQVLEGMSHGRSNAEIGRELFLSEDTVKTHARRLFKKLGASDRAHAVALGFRWGLVR from the coding sequence ATGACATCCGTCCTCGTCTGCGACGACTCCCCGCTTGCCCGAGAGGCGCTCCGCCGCGCGGTCGCGACCGTGCCCGGTGTCGAGCGCGTGACCACGGCGGCCAACGGCGAGGAAGTTCTCCGCCGCTGGGGTGCCGACCGTTCGGACCTCATTCTGATGGACGTACGCATGCCCGGTCTGGGCGGCGTCGAGACGGTCCGGCGGCTGCTGTCCGCCGACCCCGGAGCACGCATCATCATGCTCACCGTCGCCGAGGACCTGGACGGCGTGGCGCTCGCCGTCGCCGCCGGTGCCCGCGGCTATCTGCACAAGGACGCCTCGCGCGCCGAACTGCGGGCCACGGTGACGCAGGCGCTGGCCGACCCGACCTGGCGGCTCGCGCCGCGCCGGCTGCGCTCGGCCGAGATGGGCGCCGCGCCCACGCTCACCGCGCGCGAGATCCAGGTCCTGGAAGGCATGAGCCACGGCCGGTCCAACGCGGAGATCGGACGCGAACTGTTCCTCTCCGAGGACACCGTGAAAACGCACGCCAGGCGCCTGTTCAAGAAGCTCGGCGCCTCGGACCGCGCGCACGCGGTGGCGCTCGGTTTCCGGTGGGGTCTGGTCCGTTAG
- a CDS encoding WhiB family transcriptional regulator codes for MADFSRLPGPNADLWDWQLLAACRGVDSSLFFHPEGERGAARSARENSAKEVCMRCPVRAQCAAHALAVREPYGVWGGLTEDEREELMGRARNRLVSASAGGGDLGSNN; via the coding sequence ATGGCAGATTTCTCCCGCCTTCCCGGTCCGAACGCGGACCTCTGGGACTGGCAGCTCCTCGCGGCCTGCCGCGGGGTCGACAGCTCGCTCTTCTTCCACCCGGAGGGAGAGCGCGGTGCGGCACGGAGCGCTCGCGAGAACTCGGCCAAGGAGGTCTGCATGAGATGCCCGGTCCGCGCGCAGTGCGCGGCGCACGCACTGGCGGTGCGTGAGCCCTACGGCGTGTGGGGCGGGCTGACCGAGGACGAACGCGAAGAGCTGATGGGGCGGGCACGCAACCGGCTGGTGTCGGCGTCGGCCGGTGGCGGCGACCTCGGTTCGAACAATTGA
- a CDS encoding LysR family transcriptional regulator, protein MIEARHLRVLRAVAATGSFSAAGRELGCTQPAVSQQMKALEASVGTPLLIRSGREMRLTQAGEALVRHAAGILSGLTAAEEEVAAIAGLRAGRVRLVSFPSGSSTLVPTALAALRAAHPGTRVSLEEAEPPHSVELLREGDCDVALAFRYEGAAGAGEWDDLVVRPLLTDRLVGLVPEGHRLSRAESVALGELAAESWIAGCPRCRGQLVEACESAGFTPRIDFATDDYPAVIGLVGAGLGVAVLPQLAIESVRPRGARTVTLEPAVRREIVALTLPDLAQVPAVAATLDQLARAAGRV, encoded by the coding sequence ATGATCGAAGCCCGTCATCTCCGTGTCCTGCGTGCCGTGGCCGCCACCGGCTCCTTCTCGGCGGCGGGCCGCGAACTGGGCTGCACCCAGCCGGCCGTGAGCCAGCAGATGAAAGCGCTGGAGGCCTCGGTCGGCACCCCGCTGCTCATCCGCAGCGGGCGCGAGATGCGCCTGACCCAGGCGGGCGAGGCCCTGGTGCGACACGCGGCGGGCATCCTCTCGGGGCTCACGGCGGCGGAGGAGGAGGTCGCCGCGATCGCCGGCCTGCGGGCGGGGCGGGTCCGGCTGGTGTCCTTCCCCAGCGGCAGTTCCACCCTCGTCCCGACGGCCCTCGCCGCCCTGCGCGCCGCCCACCCCGGCACCCGGGTCTCCCTGGAGGAGGCCGAACCCCCGCACTCCGTCGAACTGTTGCGCGAGGGCGACTGCGACGTGGCCCTGGCCTTCCGGTACGAGGGCGCGGCCGGGGCCGGCGAGTGGGACGACCTGGTGGTCCGCCCCCTTCTCACCGACCGGCTCGTCGGCCTCGTACCCGAAGGTCACCGGCTGTCCCGCGCCGAGTCGGTCGCCCTCGGCGAACTCGCCGCCGAGTCGTGGATCGCCGGCTGCCCGCGCTGCCGGGGCCAACTGGTCGAGGCCTGCGAGAGCGCGGGCTTCACCCCGCGCATCGACTTCGCGACCGACGACTACCCCGCGGTGATCGGCCTGGTGGGCGCGGGTCTGGGCGTCGCCGTCCTGCCCCAGCTCGCCATCGAGTCCGTACGGCCGCGGGGTGCGCGCACGGTGACGCTGGAACCGGCGGTGCGGCGGGAGATCGTCGCGCTGACCCTGCCCGACCTGGCGCAGGTGCCGGCGGTGGCGGCGACGCTGGACCAGCTGGCGCGGGCGGCGGGCCGGGTCTGA
- a CDS encoding MOSC domain-containing protein — MKVLSVNVGRAQSVPYTDHPQGTGIDKRPVDGPVRVAAPGPRGIGGSGLAGDTVCSKEHHGGDEQAVYAVAREDLDEWESELGRPLRDGMFGENLTTQGLDVSGALIGERWRIGSEVVLEVTSGRIPCATFQGHLGEKRWAKRFTQRGAPGAYLRVIEPGEIRAGDPVDIVHRPDHDVTVALYFRALTTERTLLPRLLTAGAALHSGATAAVHEHVRKYG, encoded by the coding sequence ATGAAGGTGTTGTCCGTGAACGTGGGTCGTGCGCAGTCCGTGCCGTACACGGATCATCCGCAGGGCACGGGTATCGACAAGCGGCCGGTGGACGGGCCGGTGCGGGTGGCGGCGCCCGGCCCCAGGGGGATCGGCGGCAGCGGTCTGGCCGGGGACACGGTGTGCTCGAAGGAGCACCACGGCGGCGACGAACAGGCGGTGTACGCGGTCGCGCGCGAGGATCTCGACGAGTGGGAAAGCGAGTTGGGCCGCCCGCTGCGCGACGGGATGTTCGGCGAGAACCTCACCACCCAGGGGCTGGACGTGTCCGGTGCGCTGATCGGCGAGCGCTGGCGGATCGGGTCCGAGGTGGTCCTGGAGGTGACCAGCGGGCGCATCCCCTGTGCGACGTTCCAGGGCCATCTGGGTGAGAAACGGTGGGCGAAGCGGTTCACGCAGCGAGGTGCGCCCGGCGCCTATCTGCGAGTGATCGAGCCGGGTGAGATACGGGCGGGCGACCCGGTGGACATCGTGCACCGCCCGGACCACGACGTGACGGTCGCCCTGTACTTCCGGGCGCTGACGACCGAGCGGACCCTGCTGCCACGGCTGCTCACAGCCGGTGCGGCGCTGCATTCCGGGGCGACGGCGGCGGTTCACGAGCATGTGAGGAAGTACGGCTGA
- a CDS encoding SDR family NAD(P)-dependent oxidoreductase — MTTALITGSTAGIGAAFARRLAADGHNLVLVARDTERLGEQATELHDRHGIEAEVLSADLATDTGIEAVADRLGDRRNPVDLLVNNAGFGNKGRYLDVSMADELRMLKVHCEAVLRLTSAAAEAMRERGRGGVVNVASVAAFVPRGTYGASKAWVVQFTQGAAKDLAGSGVRLMALAPGFVRTEFHERAGMGTDNIPNWMWLDADKLVAAALADLARGKSLSIPDPRYKALMGVVKVTPRALLGGISSKTGRKYGPQ, encoded by the coding sequence ATGACAACGGCTCTGATTACGGGATCGACCGCGGGAATCGGCGCCGCGTTCGCGCGGCGGCTGGCGGCCGACGGCCACAACCTCGTCCTGGTGGCGCGCGACACCGAGCGGCTCGGCGAGCAGGCGACGGAACTGCACGACCGGCACGGCATCGAGGCGGAGGTGCTGAGCGCCGACCTCGCGACGGACACCGGCATCGAGGCGGTGGCCGATCGCCTCGGCGACCGCAGGAACCCCGTCGACCTGCTGGTCAACAACGCCGGCTTCGGCAACAAGGGCCGCTATCTCGACGTGTCGATGGCGGACGAACTGAGGATGCTCAAGGTGCACTGCGAGGCGGTGCTGCGACTGACCAGTGCGGCGGCCGAGGCCATGCGGGAGCGGGGCCGCGGGGGTGTCGTCAATGTGGCGTCAGTCGCCGCCTTCGTGCCGCGGGGTACGTACGGGGCGTCGAAGGCGTGGGTCGTGCAGTTCACGCAGGGCGCGGCGAAGGACCTGGCGGGGAGCGGGGTGCGGCTGATGGCGCTGGCTCCCGGTTTCGTGCGTACGGAGTTCCATGAGCGGGCCGGGATGGGGACGGACAACATTCCGAACTGGATGTGGCTGGACGCGGACAAGCTGGTCGCGGCGGCGCTCGCCGATCTGGCCCGGGGCAAGTCCCTGTCGATTCCGGACCCGCGGTACAAGGCGCTGATGGGCGTGGTGAAGGTGACGCCCAGGGCGCTGCTGGGCGGGATCTCGTCGAAGACGGGGCGGAAGTACGGGCCGCAGTGA
- a CDS encoding ester cyclase — MTFVQLIDCKTSRFDEMNRLMDTWVEQTRGKRTATHTLIGKDLSDSSHFVEIVEFPSYEEAMRNSNLPETDRIFREMVALCDEMPTFTDLDVVRDEQLCADTARRFFEVIAVHGELPPLDDLFVESYHDHDPSNEQDVIGLDAARREMQMWREGFDFVFTVHEQIAQGDRVCTRWTWNGTQRGDFMGIAGTGRKASMTGTTIHRFDSDGKIVEGWWEYDRLGLMGQLGALDSLER; from the coding sequence ATGACATTCGTACAGCTGATTGACTGCAAGACCAGTCGGTTCGACGAGATGAACCGGCTGATGGACACCTGGGTCGAACAGACCAGAGGGAAGCGGACCGCGACGCACACGCTGATCGGCAAGGATCTCTCGGACTCGTCGCACTTCGTCGAGATCGTGGAGTTCCCGTCGTACGAGGAGGCGATGCGGAACTCGAACCTTCCGGAGACGGACAGGATCTTCCGGGAGATGGTCGCCCTGTGCGACGAGATGCCGACGTTCACGGATCTGGACGTGGTGCGGGACGAGCAGTTGTGCGCCGACACCGCGCGGCGGTTCTTCGAGGTGATCGCCGTCCACGGTGAACTGCCTCCACTCGACGACCTGTTCGTGGAGAGCTACCACGACCACGACCCGTCCAACGAGCAGGACGTCATCGGGCTGGACGCGGCCCGGCGCGAGATGCAGATGTGGCGCGAGGGCTTCGACTTCGTGTTCACCGTGCACGAGCAGATCGCCCAGGGCGACAGGGTCTGCACCCGCTGGACGTGGAACGGGACTCAGCGCGGCGACTTCATGGGGATTGCCGGCACCGGCCGGAAGGCGTCGATGACCGGCACGACCATCCACCGGTTCGACTCGGACGGGAAGATCGTCGAGGGCTGGTGGGAGTACGACCGGCTGGGGCTGATGGGGCAGCTCGGGGCGCTGGACTCGTTGGAGCGGTAG
- the groL gene encoding chaperonin GroEL (60 kDa chaperone family; promotes refolding of misfolded polypeptides especially under stressful conditions; forms two stacked rings of heptamers to form a barrel-shaped 14mer; ends can be capped by GroES; misfolded proteins enter the barrel where they are refolded when GroES binds), translated as MAKILKFDEDARRALERGVNKLADTVKVTIGPKGRNVVIDKKFGAPTITNDGVTIAREVELDDPYENLGAQLVKEVATKTNDIAGDGTTTATVLAQALVREGLKNVAAGASPAALKKGIDAAVKAVSEELLATARPIEEKSDIAAVAALSAQDTQVGELIAEAMDKVGKDGVITVEESNTFGLELDFTEGMAFDKGYLSPYMVSDQERMEAVLDDPYILIHQGKIASIQDLLPLLEKVIQTNSSKPLLIIAEDVEGEALSTLVVNKIRGTFNAVAVKAPGFGDRRKAMLGDMAALTGAEVIAEEVGLKLDQVGLDVLGTARRVTISKDDTVIVDGGGDKGAVAGRVNQIKAEIENTDSDWDREKLQERLAKLAGGVCVIKVGAATEVELKEKKHRLEDAISATRAAVEEGIVSGGGSALVHAVKVLEGNLGKTGDEATGVAVVRKAAVEPLRWIAENAGLEGYVITSKVAELDKGQGFNAATGEYGDLVKQGVIDPVKVTRSALENAASIASLLLTTETLVVEKKEEEESAAGGHGHGHSH; from the coding sequence ATGGCGAAGATCCTGAAGTTCGACGAGGACGCCCGTCGCGCCCTTGAGCGCGGCGTCAACAAGCTTGCCGACACTGTCAAGGTGACGATCGGCCCCAAGGGCCGCAACGTCGTCATCGACAAGAAGTTCGGCGCTCCCACCATCACCAACGACGGCGTCACCATCGCCCGCGAGGTCGAGCTCGACGACCCGTACGAGAACCTCGGCGCCCAGCTGGTGAAGGAGGTGGCGACCAAGACCAACGACATCGCGGGTGACGGTACGACCACCGCCACCGTGCTGGCCCAGGCGCTCGTCCGCGAGGGCCTGAAGAACGTCGCCGCCGGCGCCTCCCCGGCCGCCCTGAAGAAGGGCATCGACGCGGCGGTCAAGGCTGTGTCCGAGGAACTCCTCGCGACCGCCCGCCCGATCGAGGAGAAGTCCGACATCGCCGCCGTGGCCGCGCTCTCCGCGCAGGACACGCAGGTCGGCGAGCTCATCGCCGAGGCGATGGACAAGGTCGGCAAGGACGGTGTCATCACCGTCGAGGAGTCCAACACCTTCGGCCTGGAGCTCGACTTCACCGAGGGCATGGCCTTCGACAAGGGCTACCTCTCCCCGTACATGGTGTCCGACCAGGAGCGTATGGAGGCCGTCCTCGACGACCCGTACATCCTGATCCACCAGGGCAAGATCGCCTCCATCCAGGACCTGCTGCCGCTGCTGGAGAAGGTCATCCAGACCAACTCCTCCAAGCCGCTGCTGATCATCGCCGAGGACGTCGAGGGCGAGGCCCTGTCGACCCTGGTCGTGAACAAGATCCGCGGCACCTTCAACGCGGTCGCGGTCAAGGCCCCCGGCTTCGGCGACCGCCGCAAGGCGATGCTCGGCGACATGGCCGCGCTCACCGGCGCCGAGGTCATCGCCGAGGAGGTAGGCCTCAAGCTCGACCAGGTCGGCCTCGACGTGCTGGGCACCGCCCGCCGCGTCACCATCTCCAAGGACGACACGGTCATCGTCGACGGCGGTGGCGACAAGGGCGCGGTGGCCGGCCGCGTCAACCAGATCAAGGCCGAGATCGAGAACACGGACTCCGACTGGGACCGCGAGAAGCTCCAGGAGCGCCTCGCGAAGCTGGCCGGCGGCGTGTGCGTGATCAAGGTCGGCGCCGCCACCGAGGTGGAGCTGAAGGAGAAGAAGCACCGTCTCGAGGACGCCATCTCCGCGACCCGCGCCGCGGTCGAGGAGGGCATCGTCTCCGGCGGTGGCTCCGCGCTCGTCCACGCCGTGAAGGTCCTTGAGGGCAACCTCGGCAAGACCGGCGACGAGGCGACGGGTGTCGCGGTCGTCCGCAAGGCCGCCGTCGAGCCGCTCCGCTGGATCGCCGAGAACGCCGGCCTGGAGGGTTACGTCATCACCTCCAAGGTCGCCGAGCTCGACAAGGGCCAGGGCTTCAACGCCGCGACCGGCGAGTACGGCGACCTGGTCAAGCAGGGCGTCATCGACCCGGTCAAGGTCACCCGCTCCGCCCTGGAGAACGCTGCCTCGATCGCCTCCCTCCTCCTCACGACCGAGACCCTGGTCGTCGAGAAGAAGGAAGAGGAAGAGTCGGCCGCCGGAGGCCACGGCCACGGCCACTCCCACTGA
- the groES gene encoding co-chaperone GroES: MTTTSSKVAIKPLEDRIVVQPLEAEQTTASGLVIPDTAKEKPQEGVVLAVGPGRFENGERLPLDVKTGDIVLYSKYGGTEVKYNGEEYLVLSARDVLAIVEK, from the coding sequence GTGACGACCACCAGCTCCAAGGTTGCCATCAAGCCGCTCGAGGACCGCATTGTGGTCCAGCCGCTCGAAGCCGAGCAGACCACGGCTTCTGGCCTGGTCATTCCGGACACTGCCAAGGAGAAGCCCCAGGAGGGCGTCGTCCTGGCCGTGGGCCCGGGCCGCTTCGAGAACGGCGAGCGGCTTCCGCTCGACGTGAAGACCGGCGACATCGTGCTGTACAGCAAGTACGGCGGCACCGAGGTGAAGTACAACGGCGAGGAGTACCTCGTCCTCTCGGCTCGCGACGTGCTCGCGATCGTAGAGAAGTAA
- a CDS encoding uridine kinase family protein, which translates to MRLRPGETEAVGLRVVAVLDAVRLLREAAPDVTGRPRVIAIDGRGGAGKTTLAERLREAAPGSAVVHTDDIAWNHACFDWGTALVENVLRPLHRGEAVDFRPDAWIAHGRPGSVTVPAGAGFVWVEGTGVIREELAPWLDASVWMQGDLDEQERLLTVRDGDSPAQREHVANWLLEELPFMLREQPWARATMVVAGPPPTGHDHDPDTELVVAPPVGSRAPLGRLGRGRQR; encoded by the coding sequence ATGCGTCTGCGTCCGGGTGAGACCGAGGCCGTCGGCCTGCGGGTGGTGGCCGTGCTCGACGCCGTCCGGCTGTTGCGCGAGGCGGCGCCCGACGTCACCGGACGTCCTCGGGTGATCGCGATCGACGGCCGGGGCGGTGCCGGCAAGACGACCCTGGCCGAGCGGCTGCGCGAGGCGGCGCCCGGCTCCGCCGTCGTGCACACCGACGACATCGCCTGGAACCACGCCTGCTTCGACTGGGGTACCGCGCTCGTCGAGAACGTCCTGCGCCCCCTGCACCGGGGCGAGGCGGTGGACTTCCGTCCTGACGCCTGGATCGCCCACGGCAGGCCCGGGTCGGTCACCGTGCCCGCGGGTGCCGGTTTCGTCTGGGTCGAGGGCACGGGCGTCATCCGCGAGGAGCTGGCCCCGTGGCTGGACGCCTCGGTGTGGATGCAGGGCGACCTCGACGAGCAGGAGCGTCTGCTGACCGTCCGCGACGGCGACTCCCCCGCGCAGCGGGAGCACGTGGCGAACTGGCTGCTGGAGGAGCTGCCGTTCATGCTGCGCGAACAGCCGTGGGCCCGAGCGACCATGGTCGTGGCCGGTCCTCCGCCGACCGGCCACGACCACGACCCGGACACCGAGCTGGTCGTCGCCCCGCCGGTCGGCTCCCGGGCGCCCCTGGGCCGGCTCGGCCGAGGGCGTCAGAGGTAG